The following are from one region of the Azospirillum sp. B510 genome:
- the btsR gene encoding two-component system response regulator BtsR: MTVLIVDDEPLAREELRRMLEEAADIRIVGECANAIEAIGAINRQAPDIVFLDIQMPRVSGLEMLGMLDPERMPRIVFLTAHDDYAVQAFEEHAFDYLLKPADPARLEKTLQRLRRQRAPQEVAVLPGAAELRHIPCTGVNRITLMKLADVEYVVSRPAGVYVVGEDGQERFTELTLHTIQEKSQLFRCHRQYLVNPERIREIRFADGGLAEIQTIGGHAVPVSRRFLGALKERLGMG; this comes from the coding sequence ATGACCGTCCTGATCGTCGATGACGAGCCGCTGGCGCGCGAGGAGCTGCGCCGGATGCTGGAGGAGGCCGCCGACATCCGCATCGTCGGCGAATGCGCCAACGCCATCGAGGCGATCGGCGCCATCAACCGGCAGGCACCCGACATCGTCTTCCTCGACATCCAGATGCCGCGGGTCAGCGGGCTGGAGATGCTGGGCATGCTGGATCCCGAACGGATGCCGCGCATCGTCTTCCTGACCGCCCATGACGACTATGCCGTCCAGGCCTTCGAGGAGCACGCCTTCGACTATCTGCTGAAGCCGGCCGATCCGGCGCGGCTGGAGAAGACGTTGCAGCGCCTGCGCCGCCAGCGCGCCCCGCAGGAGGTCGCCGTGCTGCCGGGAGCGGCGGAACTGCGTCACATCCCCTGCACCGGCGTCAACCGCATCACCCTGATGAAGCTGGCCGATGTGGAATATGTCGTCTCCCGCCCCGCCGGGGTCTATGTGGTGGGGGAGGACGGGCAGGAGCGCTTCACCGAGCTGACCCTGCACACCATCCAGGAAAAGAGCCAGCTGTTCCGCTGCCACCGCCAGTATCTGGTCAATCCCGAGCGCATCCGGGAAATCCGCTTCGCCGATGGTGGGCTGGCGGAGATCCAGACCATCGGCGGCCATGCGGTGCCGGTCAGCCGGCGCTTCCTGGGCGCGCTGAAGGAGCGGCTCGGGATGGGCTGA
- a CDS encoding LytS/YhcK type 5TM receptor domain-containing protein gives MLPEPFTLVLSLLQQMCVYLVIAYLMSRTPLFLPLTHVTVRWPHKLACYVIFSIFCIMGTYFGLHIDDSIANTRAIGAVLGGIFGGPSVGLAVGLTGGLHRYSLGGMSALACAISTMAEGLIGGLVHRHMISHGRIEPLFNPLRVGAVTFLAELVQMLIILAVARPFEAALHLVEVVAAPMIVANTLGAALFMRILLERRVLDEKQSSAFSAKALKIAARCDGVLRGGFNSENSTRVARIIFEETGVGAVAITDREKLLAFIGMGDDHHLPGTPISSPQTHQAIANNQVIYADGNEVAYRCSISPSCRLGAALVIPLVGEEGGVIGTIKLYEPKTKIFSTINRTLGEGVARLLSNQILAGRYEQQKALLAQSEIKLLHAQVNPHFLFNALNTISAVIRNDPERARQLVQNLSTFFRKNLKRPSETATLGDEVEHVNAYLQIELARFTGRLAVEIDVPDGLRSARLPAFSLQPLVENAIKHGTAQLLEDGRVRIAARREGGDLLLSVEDNAGLYEAKPGGDGLGMTIVDRRIRNRYGDAYGVSIACDPDAFTRVTLRLPLEEAVPA, from the coding sequence ATGCTTCCCGAGCCCTTCACCCTGGTCCTCTCCCTGCTTCAGCAGATGTGCGTCTATTTGGTGATCGCCTATCTGATGAGCCGGACGCCGCTGTTCCTGCCGCTGACCCATGTGACGGTGCGCTGGCCGCACAAGCTGGCCTGCTATGTGATCTTCTCGATCTTCTGCATCATGGGGACCTATTTCGGCCTGCACATCGACGACAGCATCGCCAACACCCGCGCCATCGGGGCGGTGCTGGGCGGCATTTTCGGCGGGCCGTCGGTGGGGCTGGCGGTCGGGCTGACCGGGGGACTGCACCGCTATTCGCTGGGCGGCATGTCGGCGCTGGCCTGCGCCATCTCCACCATGGCGGAGGGGCTGATCGGCGGGCTGGTCCACCGCCACATGATCAGCCACGGGCGGATCGAGCCGCTGTTCAACCCGTTGCGCGTCGGCGCCGTCACCTTCCTGGCGGAACTGGTGCAGATGCTGATCATCCTGGCGGTGGCCCGCCCCTTCGAGGCGGCACTGCATCTGGTGGAGGTGGTGGCGGCGCCGATGATCGTCGCCAATACGCTGGGGGCGGCCCTGTTCATGCGCATCCTGCTGGAACGCCGGGTGCTGGACGAGAAGCAGTCCAGCGCCTTTTCCGCCAAGGCGCTGAAGATCGCCGCGCGCTGCGACGGGGTGCTGCGCGGCGGCTTCAACAGCGAGAACAGCACCCGTGTCGCCCGCATCATCTTCGAGGAGACCGGCGTCGGCGCCGTCGCCATCACCGACCGCGAGAAGCTGCTGGCCTTCATCGGCATGGGCGACGACCATCATCTGCCGGGCACGCCGATCAGCTCGCCCCAGACCCATCAGGCCATCGCCAACAATCAGGTCATCTATGCCGACGGCAACGAGGTGGCCTATCGCTGCTCGATCAGCCCGAGCTGCCGGCTGGGGGCGGCGCTGGTGATCCCGTTGGTCGGGGAGGAGGGCGGGGTGATCGGCACCATCAAGCTGTATGAGCCGAAGACCAAGATCTTCTCCACCATCAACCGCACGCTGGGGGAGGGGGTGGCGCGGCTGCTGTCCAACCAGATCCTGGCCGGGCGCTACGAGCAGCAGAAGGCGCTGCTGGCGCAGTCGGAGATCAAGCTGCTGCATGCCCAGGTCAACCCGCATTTCCTGTTCAATGCGCTGAACACCATCTCCGCCGTCATCCGCAACGATCCGGAACGGGCGCGCCAGCTGGTGCAGAACCTGTCCACCTTCTTCCGCAAGAACCTGAAGCGCCCGAGCGAGACGGCGACGCTGGGCGACGAGGTGGAGCATGTGAACGCCTATCTCCAGATCGAGCTGGCCCGCTTCACCGGCCGGCTGGCGGTGGAGATCGACGTGCCGGACGGGTTGCGTTCCGCCCGGCTGCCGGCCTTCTCGCTCCAGCCGCTGGTCGAGAACGCGATCAAGCACGGCACGGCGCAACTGCTGGAGGACGGGCGGGTGCGCATCGCCGCCCGGCGCGAGGGTGGCGATTTGCTGCTGTCGGTGGAGGATAATGCCGGGCTCTATGAGGCCAAGCCGGGCGGCGACGGGCTGGGAATGACCATCGTCGACCGCCGCATCCGCAACCGCTACGGTGACGCCTATGGCGTCTCCATCGCCTGCGATCCCGATGCCTTCACCCGCGTCACCCTGCGTCTGCCTCTTGAGGAAGCGGTGCCCGCATGA
- a CDS encoding polysaccharide deacetylase family protein: MMTPFRRAVLPLGLAAALFALPVSALAGQRSYAATHGAAPFVTRHLIPGSDLDLAQVDLTLPSARVVALTIDDGPDANDPRILDILRAHGAKATFFYIGAKIPEHREIARLVATSGNEVGSHTQTHPMTTDLKPAEREWNLAQAEQALASVGVTAAWFRPPYGDVDDALAALARHHGMATVLWTADSQDWKDTGPDVIRRRITERLVPGAIVLMHSTKAASVAALPAILEEGGRRGLRFVTLSEWEVAMRRSVTPAPAALHPAPKR, encoded by the coding sequence ATGATGACCCCGTTCCGCCGCGCCGTCCTGCCGCTGGGGCTGGCTGCCGCCCTGTTCGCCCTGCCGGTTTCCGCCCTGGCCGGACAGCGCAGCTATGCCGCCACCCATGGCGCCGCCCCCTTCGTGACCCGGCATCTGATTCCCGGATCGGATCTCGACCTCGCCCAGGTCGATCTGACGCTGCCCTCGGCCAGGGTGGTGGCGCTGACCATCGACGACGGGCCCGACGCCAACGATCCGCGCATCCTCGACATCCTGCGGGCGCATGGGGCGAAGGCGACCTTCTTCTACATCGGCGCCAAGATCCCCGAGCATCGCGAGATCGCCCGGCTGGTCGCGACGTCGGGCAACGAGGTCGGCAGCCATACCCAGACCCATCCGATGACCACCGACCTGAAGCCGGCCGAGCGCGAGTGGAACCTGGCGCAGGCGGAACAGGCGCTGGCGTCGGTCGGCGTGACGGCGGCCTGGTTCCGGCCGCCCTATGGCGATGTCGACGACGCGCTGGCGGCGCTGGCCCGTCATCACGGCATGGCGACGGTGCTGTGGACCGCCGACAGCCAGGACTGGAAGGACACCGGTCCCGACGTCATCCGCCGGCGGATCACCGAGCGGCTGGTGCCGGGGGCGATCGTGCTGATGCACAGCACCAAGGCGGCGAGCGTGGCGGCCCTGCCGGCGATTCTGGAGGAGGGGGGGAGGCGTGGCCTGCGCTTCGTCACCCTGAGCGAGTGGGAGGTGGCGATGCGCCGGTCGGTGACCCCGGCGCCGGCGGCGCTGCATCCGGCGCCGAAACGGTGA
- a CDS encoding HAD family hydrolase, with protein MSGMLHRRWDAILFDFDGVLADSNGLKGEAFVTLYADEGPEVQAAIHAYHRANGGMARREKLMRFEREVLGRDIEPERLDRLVDAFAAAVEQAVVGCAEIPGAAAFLAAHADRPPLFIISATPHQEMLRIVAGRGMAHHFVSVHGSPPRKAETAAMLLARHGFRADRVAFVGDAVQDYAAAAELSLPFVGVRDRSGGHPFPDGTPTIDSLHDLSAALATL; from the coding sequence ATGAGCGGCATGTTGCACCGTCGCTGGGACGCGATCCTGTTCGACTTCGACGGCGTGCTGGCCGATTCCAACGGCCTGAAGGGCGAGGCCTTCGTCACTCTCTACGCCGACGAGGGGCCGGAGGTTCAGGCCGCCATCCACGCCTATCACCGCGCCAATGGCGGCATGGCCCGGCGGGAGAAGCTGATGCGCTTCGAGCGCGAGGTGCTTGGCCGCGACATTGAACCGGAGCGGCTCGACCGGCTGGTCGATGCCTTCGCCGCCGCGGTGGAGCAGGCGGTGGTCGGCTGCGCCGAAATTCCCGGCGCCGCGGCTTTTCTGGCGGCGCATGCCGACCGCCCACCCCTGTTCATCATCTCCGCGACACCGCACCAGGAGATGCTGCGGATCGTCGCCGGGCGGGGCATGGCCCACCATTTCGTGTCGGTTCACGGCAGCCCGCCACGCAAGGCGGAAACGGCGGCGATGCTGCTGGCCCGCCATGGCTTCCGGGCGGACCGCGTCGCCTTCGTCGGCGACGCCGTTCAGGATTACGCGGCGGCGGCGGAACTGTCGCTACCCTTCGTTGGCGTGCGCGACCGGTCCGGCGGGCATCCCTTCCCGGACGGCACCCCCACCATCGACAGCTTGCATGATCTGAGCGCGGCGCTGGCGACACTGTAG
- a CDS encoding malonate--CoA ligase, producing MTENFFDIAAARFPDTADSLFIELESGRRYSYRDLMEISGRYARLLTGLGVVKGDRVAVQVEKSAEAVFLYLACLRAGAAYLPLNTAYTKAEVAYFLGDAEPRLFVCAPDKEAMLADTAAAAGVGTLLTLGADGDGSLTERAAGLDPAFETVACAADDLAAILYTSGTTGRSKGAMLSHRNLSANAATLHRIWGFRPDDLLLHALPIFHTHGLFVATNCVLMNGGAMLFLPKFDADAVFRLLPRATVMMGVPTFYTRLLADPRLTAEATAHMRLFISGSAPLLADTHREFAERTGQAILERYGMTETGMLTSNPLDGERIPGTVGFPLPEVSVRVADEKSGEPVPEGGIGVLEVKGPNVFSGYWRMPEKTAQEIRPGGWFITGDVGRIDGRGYVHIIGRAKDLVISGGFNVYPKEVETVIDAIAGVVESAVIGVPHPDFGEAVMAVVLRRPGAAGDGVDETAVIAACKERLANFKVPKAVTFLDELPRNAMGKVQKNLLRERFKDRFAG from the coding sequence ATGACCGAGAATTTCTTCGACATCGCCGCCGCACGCTTTCCCGACACCGCCGACAGCCTCTTCATCGAGCTGGAGTCCGGCCGTCGCTACAGCTATCGCGACCTGATGGAGATCAGCGGCCGCTATGCCCGGCTGCTGACCGGGCTGGGCGTGGTCAAGGGCGACCGCGTCGCCGTCCAGGTGGAGAAATCGGCGGAGGCGGTCTTTCTCTATCTCGCCTGCCTGCGCGCCGGGGCGGCCTATCTGCCGCTGAACACCGCCTACACCAAGGCGGAGGTCGCCTATTTCCTTGGCGATGCCGAACCCAGGCTGTTCGTCTGCGCGCCGGACAAGGAGGCGATGCTGGCCGACACCGCGGCGGCGGCCGGGGTGGGCACGCTGTTGACGCTGGGCGCCGACGGTGACGGCAGCCTGACGGAGCGGGCGGCTGGGCTGGATCCGGCCTTCGAGACGGTGGCTTGCGCGGCGGACGATCTGGCGGCGATCCTCTATACCTCCGGCACCACCGGGCGGTCGAAGGGGGCGATGTTGAGCCACCGCAACCTGTCCGCCAACGCCGCCACCCTGCATCGCATCTGGGGCTTCCGCCCTGACGACCTGCTGCTGCACGCCCTGCCGATCTTCCACACCCACGGCCTGTTCGTCGCCACCAACTGCGTGCTGATGAACGGCGGCGCCATGCTGTTCCTGCCGAAATTCGACGCCGACGCCGTGTTCCGCCTGCTGCCGCGCGCCACCGTGATGATGGGGGTGCCGACCTTCTACACCCGCCTGCTGGCCGACCCGCGCCTGACGGCGGAGGCGACGGCGCATATGCGGCTGTTCATCTCCGGCTCCGCCCCGCTGCTGGCCGACACCCACCGGGAGTTCGCCGAGCGCACCGGTCAGGCCATCCTGGAGCGTTACGGCATGACGGAGACCGGGATGCTGACCTCCAACCCGCTGGACGGCGAGCGCATTCCCGGCACCGTCGGCTTTCCGTTGCCCGAGGTGTCGGTGCGGGTCGCCGACGAGAAGAGCGGCGAGCCGGTTCCCGAGGGCGGGATCGGCGTGCTGGAGGTCAAGGGGCCGAACGTCTTTTCGGGCTATTGGCGGATGCCGGAGAAGACGGCGCAGGAAATCCGGCCCGGCGGCTGGTTCATTACCGGCGATGTCGGCAGGATCGACGGGCGCGGCTATGTCCACATCATCGGCCGGGCCAAGGATCTGGTGATCTCCGGCGGCTTCAACGTTTATCCCAAGGAGGTCGAGACGGTGATCGACGCCATCGCCGGCGTGGTGGAATCGGCGGTGATCGGCGTTCCCCATCCCGATTTCGGCGAGGCGGTGATGGCGGTCGTCCTGCGCCGGCCGGGTGCTGCCGGGGATGGTGTCGACGAGACGGCGGTGATCGCCGCCTGCAAGGAGCGGCTGGCCAACTTCAAGGTGCCGAAGGCGGTGACCTTCCTCGACGAACTGCCGCGCAACGCCATGGGCAAGGTGCAGAAGAACCTCCTGCGCGAGCGTTTCAAGGATCGGTTCGCGGGATGA